The genomic window TGGTGCTGTTGCAGGGATTCCTCGATCTTTTTCAATAAATTACCGTAGCGAATAGCGTCCTGGCGATTTTCCGGATACGTGCGGTGCGTCGGCTGGTAGAGCGACAGGCACGGCGGCTCGCGACGAGCCAGAATTTCCTTCAGGGAATCGTTGACTGGTTCATCCATTTCTTTCTCCTCTGGAGTTTTTGACAGGCAGGGCGGGGAGTGTCGATAAGCTTGCCGTTGCCGCCGACTGCGATGACGCGCTCCAGCAAAGGCATCTTGCTTACAAGCATCCGCGATGCTTGCGGCTTTAAATCGCTTTCAGGCGTCGCCGGGTTCTCCCCGGATCGTTGCGCGTCCGTGTTTATCCTTGAGCTTGCCTAAAAGACTTTCGAGCGATCGTTTGAGTTTGTCGCAGGCGCCGCCGAACGCTTCGTCGATCGTCGCCGCCTCATGGCTTACCGCGAGCGGCGGACGACCTGCCAGCCGCGCTTCGATCAGGCAGCGCTTGTCGCCGCCGCCGGATTTTGCTTCGCTGTTCTCATCGCTCAGATGCACTTCGACGCGGGTAATCTGGTCGCTGAATCGGCTCAAGGCGTCGTCAACCTCGGCTTCGACCCGGCGAGCCAGTTCGA from Burkholderiales bacterium includes these protein-coding regions:
- a CDS encoding HPF/RaiA family ribosome-associated protein, whose protein sequence is MQIQVNTDDHIAGRVELARRVEAEVDDALSRFSDQITRVEVHLSDENSEAKSGGGDKRCLIEARLAGRPPLAVSHEAATIDEAFGGACDKLKRSLESLLGKLKDKHGRATIRGEPGDA